The sequence TTGCTACTCTCCGCGAACACGTCCCCAACGGAGCGGCGAACAAGAAGATGAGCAAAGTGGAGACGCTGCGCTCGGCTGTGGAGTACATCCGCGCGCTCCAGCAGCTGTTGGACGAGCATGACGCGGTGAGCGCGGCGTTCCAGTCCGGCGTCCTGTCACCCACCATCTCCCAAAACTACTCTAATGACATGAACTCTATGGCCGGTTCGCCCGTGTCCTCTTACTCCTCAGATGAGGGCTCCTACGACCCTCTGAGTCCAGAAGAACAAGAGCTCCTGGACTTCACCAACTGGTTTTGAAGGTTCGTATGAATTCAAATAATCTTTATCGCCACTATAATTGTGTTTTTACGATTCTGCTGTTTATGCAAGATACTCACCATGTCCCTTTCTCTTTAGGAAATACCTAAAAATCGCAGCACTCGCTTGGGAGGAACTCGGATGACCTCCAAGAACACAAAGCACTGAGTTTGCGCTGCAGCCCGGTTCGGGTAGACTCGAATCCACACCCAGAGATGGCCCATACAAACCGGCAAACCACGGGTCCCGAGTCTCAAACAGCCAAAGGACTAAAAGGGAAGCGCGGGAGACCAGTCCTTCCAGCGCATTCGTCCaagaaatctatttttaaaatgactttcCACGAAACTGTggcatatataggctatataaaaaaaacaacaacaataagaaAACGTTGTTCTTTTACCTGTATGCCAATGTAATCAAAGAAGGTTTGCCCTGATTGACCCCTCTCACAACTTTTACATGCTTCCAACTTGGCGAATTTTATTATATGaagttatatttgtataaaacatgttgttgttgttttttgtaaatatattaagctATTTTTGTATGTAAGAGATTTATAGATGTTTTTGTACGcattcattttaatatgtatCTATTTTTGACCTATAGCCTGTTGTAAATTGCTCATTACCTCTCGCCTATTCAGACTTACAGTCTCAAATGCATCGCAGAAGGCAATACTCTTTACCGTCTTGAAGGTTTTAGAGGAGTTTAAGAGTTTAAATTTCAACACCAACGTGTCTTATTTAATAGGAATAATAATTGCAATGGTAATATGACTCGGAGTGATCAAAGGTTATGCAGCTATTGTCCAAACGGAGGTGTTTTGTGTCTCCACACTGCCTGTTCCACTTTGCCTTTACAATGCTGGGTTTTGCATCTCAGAAAAGAAGAATATGCCTTATCTAcatattttctacagtttagtctcataataaaagtttctaaaagaaatatgttttcttgagtttgttttgtgtgttgcaACCTTTTATCTTCCAGAAATTCTAGAAAAACACAGTCAAGTGTAGATTTTCGTTGCACATATTCTTTAtttgttggtttttattttattttacgggCAACACAAGTGATAATCCTCCGAACTCTCGGCAGTCTGCCTGTTGTCAGGCAGGAGGAGACGTGACCAGCATACTGGACCGTTTCACAGACTGCTCTCATAATGAATGCCAATTTGGAAAAGACAGCACTTTTGGGAAATAAGCATGTTGTTTGCACACCCTACTCACTCTTTTAAGGGTGagcatgagagagaaagagagagagagagagagagagagagagagagagagagagagagaccacgaAAGACCAAGTAATCAAAGAGTGAAGAGTTTAAAAACGTAACATAGGCTATTTGCTTTTATTAatgtttacaattaaaataatacaatgcttaaatattgataaatatatgtgAAGCACACAGGGCACAATAGTTCTCAGcactggctatatatatatatatatatatatatatatatatatatatatatatatatatatatatatatatatatatatataataaatatttgttatatataataaaaataataaaatatttgttaaggAAATAGTGTTTAAAGATGTGTTGGTTCCCTTCATGTTCCTGCTTGCCACACTGACATAGATTTGTGCAGACCTCGAAAAATAtagaattttgagaaaataaGATTATGCTTTTATCAACTTATTATATTTAGCCCTTTTAACAGgcccttttttgtttttaaacctctggacagaaaaaaaaatctaaataactttAAAATCAGAAATCGCAAATGTGTTCATCATAAATATTTACAGTCTTCTGCGTTTTAAAGAAACACGTACAGCGATGAACATGCAAACATGGAGTCACTGACCCAATATTCAAACTTATTCagtaaaaaatacactttttcttGAGTTGGGGATAGGTAAGTCAGGGTCGCGGAGTTTAAATAACAGTCGTGGAGTTTGACAGGTAAAGTGTGTGCGCGGGGCGGGCGCGTGCCTGCTGTAATGAATTGAAAagctctgtgtgcgtgtgtggcgCTCGAGTGGAGTCGGCTGAACGCGCGTGTGCCTTTCTGACAGCAACTGGCGACACGCACTCAACAACTGCCCCTTTAAAAACACAGCGTCTGGAAGCGAATGATGTACACAAGAGGCAGGtgttgaagaagaagaaaacatgtCCCTGACGAAAGTAGACGTGCTTTGTTTATGGTAAGAAGCTCATGAAGTAGCCAAAGTTTTACGCTTGTCTTAGATTCAAAactatgcttttattttaaacttgCACGATCAGGCATGGGTCTAGCAAGTgtgccaaaacaacaacaacaacaacaacaacaacaaacgaTTTTAGTGTGTCACAGTTCAAGATTAACCAAAAACAGTATctaaattttgtttttgaaaagatacacttaaaaataaaagtcaggCATTCATGGTTCAGCAAAGAAACTTTAACTTCCATGAAACTTTTCCATTGTTGTTTAGTGGAAAAGGTATTATTTCAATATTCTTCACAATAAGAAAGACTCGTTTTGGAACTGTTCTTTGTGGGACCCTAAAGGGTTCTTCAGTGGAATTGCTGTGGAAACCCCCCCAAAATACAGTCAGGTGTCCAATAATTCCCTGCGACTGTGTGATTCACTGTGACCTAAAGTCTATGACATGTTAAACCACCATCCAAATTGGAAGGTTTTGAACTGTCGACTAGCTCGGGAAATCAATTTTTGTGTTCATCCATCAGACGCTTGACCATGCACCGTCTTATTGTAAGTTACTGGACCCATTTGTCAGTTACATTTCAATAGCTAGAGCTTCATATTTATCTGGTGTGAAATTAATTTGGGGAAGAGAGGcagtgcttttttgttgttgttgttgctttaaaTCATGGGGGAAAAATCAATAAATCAGCATCTCTCAGATGGATAAAGCACATTTTCCACTTGATTTTCTGGCCTCTTGTGTCTCTCTGTGAAAGTTTAGGCTATAGAAAATGTAATACCACATTCAGATCTGTGGCTTGTCTCCAATAACCTTGTTCAAGGAACTTGTTTAATCAAAAATCAAACAATTACAAAggaacagcaagtaacacattacaTTGTGAAGTAGAcaaactaaaatagtattttatttcttgtaaaatgtacttcaaTAGCCTTCTtcttctaatatttttttctctgtttttgaaGTCTCCATAGAAAGCAATGTGAATTTCATGAAACTTTTCCATTGACCTACTGTTAATGCACTTCATGGTTAACCTGAGAATACAAGCCACCAATTCCCTTTAAAAACTATTCATGCTCAATCTCAACTGTGTCCAAGGGAACGGTAGAAAGCAATGGAGTGTGTGTAGTTGTGCACACGGCCCATTCGAGCCCTTCCGCGTGTCCATCCCATTGTGGCAGAATGTTGCCTCCTCATTATGCCACGGCTGAATGGAACTGGAGCGGCAGCATGTAACCCACACTGATTAGTGATCCGGGCCCCTCTGATGTTCTCCCCGTTGAAATTCATGGGGACTCCTTGTTATCACTCCTCTCCAGCCTCCTTTCATTCTCTTTGAAAGTGCTGCCATCCCTGCCTCTCAACTTCTTCAGCAGACTTTGTAAATCTAAAGACGCAGACTGTTAGACAGCACTCACTTCCTCATGAGTGCCCAGAAAGCTTTTCACGACTGTCCAATGTCTGTGGCCATTTCTTTAGGCTAAATGAAACCAGTCGTTCTCTGTTTTTCTCGCTACCTCGATTCTTTTCATTTTCCCCCTCTCTCCTCTTTCTTATACAAATGCTCACTTTTGTAATGTCTGAATGTGATGGTGCTCTCTATGAATGGAGTCCTGCAGGTTTGGTGAGTGATTATCAGTGACGATTGGATGTTTGACGACCACACTGAGCAAACTTTTCACTCTCTCGCTGAATTGCAAATGACATTAATAAAGGCTCTAGCCTGCATGAAATATGAGCTGCTTGACTTTGGCCCTGAAGAGTGCAATGCAAACAGTGTTTCAGTACCACAGACAGCACTCCTCTCCACTCTGCTAATGTTCAGCAGTGAAGGCTCAGTCTTGGGCAGTAACTGAAATCTATGCCCTGTTTTTGGTGAAATGCAGTAAGGTTTTGTTATTTTGATTGATATTCAGTCACTCAGTGCTTACccctttttttaaatgagttaTTGACATGGATGCTACAAGAATAATTAACAAGGCTTGGTTGTAGTTCATTTTTATTGAGGTTTGATCACTTTCAGCAGACATAAACATAAATTGGACACTTAAAAAATCATTTGTATCAGTATTTGTATAGTcttagtgatgttttttttttcactgaaacagtatataaagtattcaaaatatgATATGAAGTTGAAGTGTCTCTCTACTTCATTAACTGACACATTTGTATTCACtccaataatatattatattatattatattatattatattatattatattatattatattatattatattatattatattatattatattatattatattatatcaaatgaaatgtagaaggatcatgtgacactgaagactggactaataGATGCTAAAAATTctactttgcatcacagaaaaaaatactttttaaaatatattaaaatagaagacacttattattatttattttttttgtaaatgtatttttgatcatataaatgcagccttggcaagcaaaatagcttctttcaaaaacatgaaaaatcccTCATGCCCCAAAGTTTTTTTCATACATATGTATCTAATATATGTATTCATTTTGATGTTAATATGGCCTAACCATTGGTGCAAACAGTTGTTGTTGATACCATCACAGGTTGCTGGTGTCATCGAAGGGGTTTGCGATAACTGAGTTATGAATGAGGATGAAGAGAGGCAGATGAGCGAGGAAGTCGAGAAGATCAAGGGAGCGCAAACTGCGAAGCTCCCGCCTCACCGATGCCTCATGCTCAGGCCTGATGCCCCCTGCCTTGAGCTCCACTAGGAGTTGCTCTGCCCCAATGCAACCCTCTGGCACCAGAGCGCCCCCTGTTTGGGCCTCCAGCAAGAACAAGAACAACTGCTGTAGAACAAGCACACATACTCAGGTTAGTATCAATGAATGCAATATATATtccgtgtatgtatatatatatatatatatatatatatatatatttgagtttaGGCTTTTTTCCAGGCTTTAACTTGTGGTACACAGCAGCATTAGTCCATACATATAACACTCCATCCACATGTGCAAATACCTTGTGAATACATTCATTGGACATATGGCACCAGTCATCACCCATTGCACACTTCTAGATAGTCAGGGCACTGATgtcggtgtgtgtatgtgtgtatgcgtgAAAGCATGTGCTTGGTTCACACGTGTGTCTGAGAAGGCTCAAGTTACAGCGGCCTTTTCCTACTCTTCTGTGAGCACACCTGTTTGCACAGTTAAATGCATCCGAGGTAATGACTAAaagtgagtgtgtatatgtgtgtgtgtgtgtgtgtcctgtaatCCCCTGGCAAAGCGCCCACTCCTCTCTCCTCTCGCTCGATAACAATTCAAGTCCAGCTCACTCTGTAATTAGCCTCCCCTCTCCACCTAACCCCAAGACCGGGTAGGGGCTCAGTTTCCCTAACCTCCGCCGTCAACTTTTAAGTCTCCATGCTTTTCAGCAGCCAGCCCTCTCTGTTCAATGGGCCTGGTCAGGTCTTGCTACTGAATGGCCACCTTATACCTCTGCTTTATCCAAGATGAGCAGTATGTCTTTGCCTGATTACAGAGCACGCTGCACTGGATGTACACTGCCGGCCACTTTAATGAGATTACAGCCTGTAATCCATGAATACGAGGGAGGGGAAGGCTgaaggaaattttttttttttgcttcagctCTCAATTCACATACAAGGTGCTTGACGGAAACAGCTAGTTTTACTAAGCCCGCGTTTGAGTTGGCCTTTAAAGTGTTTTATGGTCTCTATTTCACTGTAATTAGTTCCTactgagagagggagagggagaaagagggaCAGAATTGCTAAATGGTCAGGAACAGTTTGCTAGTGAGTATGACAGATGTTCATTTTTACACTAAATAGCATTAGCATTGATAGAAAACAAACCTTGGCTTTATAAAGCTTCATCTCCAGAGATTTGAAATCCATCTCGCTGATGAGGGAGCGCATGAAATCACTGTGAATTAAAAGAGAAGTTTCTCAGATTTCTATACATGAAAAGttgatcaaataataataacaataataatcataataaatcaaatatattttatattaatttatcttcataaagatatactatgtttatttttattaggctattattttatCACACATATATAACTGGTATTATCACTGtccaattattatataatattatttaccaTTTTATCACAAATCAATATAAGTTgtattatatatcattattttaatatattattattatttaattataatgaaatagtaagttattatatatatcacacacacacacacaaacacacacacacacacacacacacacacacacacacacacacacacacacacaccacacatatatatatatatacatatatatatattatatatatatatacatatacatatatatatatatatatataatacatatatatatatatatatatatatatacatatatatatatttatatatatatatatatatatatatatatatatatatatatatatatatataatatatatactgtatatatatatatatatatatatatatatatatatatatatatatatatatatatatatatatatatatataattgctttCATCAAATAACAGAAGATGTTGGGGTTATGCAAGGATAGCTGGTAAATGCTGCTGTATTTTGGCGGGTATTTTTCCAGCGGGGCCTAATCGTGTGGTGCGTTGTTTTGGGGTTTGTTGGTGGGGGGGGGGCAATGATGCTAAAGTGTTCTGAGCCATTGTGGTTGCTCATTATGGCCTGTCCCCTAAAACAATGATCCCAACCCGCCAGTAtaacggataaaaaaaaaaaaaactgccccaATGTGAGGAGGGTGTTTAGGGGACATGCTCTGGAGCAATGTGACCAACACACACCTACACAAATATACACTTGATCATGCACACACTGGGATAATTGCTTGGAGGCAGTGGCTATTCAGTCGGTACAGAGCTCCACTGTCCAGCGTGTGGCACAGTGATGGTCATCCCATGCTAACGAGCCCCTCCATTCAGAAAGCATGCTGGGAGGAGAATAGCTGCTGGTACGCCACCCTCAGACTAACCGCTATTGGCCCTTTCGCTCACGGTTGTGGTAAGGCAGGAGGGGGTTTGATGGGAATGAGGGGAGACAGGCCAGCTAATGATCATTAATTGCACTTGGTTTGCAGAAAAGAGCCCGAACTGCAGCGTGGATAATAGCCGGGGCAACGGAGAGCGCGCCAGAGACAGAGAGGAGGATAATAGCGCTAACCCATTTCTATTGTTGCGCCCCATCACCACAGACTCCACGCTTACGTAATTGCCAAAGTTTCGGCGGTTCTGGCAGGGGGGTTGCGAGATATGGTtggattttttttggggggtgggccATATTGGTGACCCATTTAAAGTTTGGGTGGACAGAGTTGTTTTGACAGGTCGGTTTTGGCGGtaagtgtgtttatgttttggaCCGGGTCAGAGAGTGCGAAAGAGAGATAGAGGCGGGATGCTAAAGGAGGTCGTTTCAGGTTTCCCTCCGTTTTTTGGTTTTGTATTGGTGCAGTGGAGTCACACAGTGATACGCAGCTGAATCAGTCCAATTAAGCCATAGATTTACTGTTTCTCGTCACTGGAACCGAACCTTCGGACAGCTCAGACCACAAGCAGCCCACCCAGGACGTTTCTACCTATGCTTCCAAacccacaaaaacacacacaggtaGAGGAAGACACTATGTTTTGAGGGAGCACTGCTCTGACCAGCTCTGGGAGAAAGTGCCAAAGCACAGACAGATGGCGAAAGCAAAAGGTGGCAGGAGAGACTTTGGACAGTCAAGGCACTGGATTTAGTCGTTCTATGAGGGTTATGTTCACTGTAATGAGTGAACATGGGTGTATAGCAGCTAATGAATGGGGTCAAATCCATATCAGGGTTCAGAAGAGGTTGATGGAAAAGGTTAAAGCACATAAATGTCCCTATTGTGTCCATTCCAAAGAAACACCCATGTTCctttcatttgtttcatttgtCCACTAGTGCAGGGGAAAAGGCATTGCTCACTCTCTCAAAGAGCAATGCCGTAAATCAGCGAAGAGGCGTGACCCCAAATCTCCTCACACACATAACCCAGGAAACCCAGAATGGGCCCCGGTGTTGAGTGGAAGCTGTTAAAGATCCTAAAAAAAGTGAGCGGGAATGAAAGAGCCTGTGTGTGGGAATTTTTGGCATATGGGCTGTAATGTAGCATCACAGCCAAATGCCCCCAAACCCTCATCACAGTAATGGACTTCAAGACGACACACGACCGCCCAGGCTGTCATGGGTCACCCTCCAGTCGCATGTCACATgctttgtatttttgttcaatcGAATGTACAGATGCTACAAATGGATATATACATTTTCGGtcctaacacacacaaacacttacgaACTGGCCGCGGATATTTATGGAAGGTCAGTGACTCCTCTTCTAATGCTATTGTGTATGTTGAATGCTTGACCTGCTGACTCACTCGAGTGTGGCTATTTTCTGGGCCAAACTGGCCACTACAGCAAACAGGCGCAGATCCGTAAGGCCTTTTGTCACTCTGAAATCAACCAGCTCCAGAATCTGAGAATATatcatatacatatttatatacaagCAAATCCATGTTTAAATttatatgaaattttttttttcaatgcatgcaCAACGGTTCAATCTGAGTTCAATCTACAAcggttcaatatatatatataacctatacattaatttaatttaaaaatgtttctgttgattttCTAGCAATCAGTAGTATTTCAGTGAATCAAAATGATCAAATGACGCAGAAACATCCTAAAATCAGGTATATATGTGGACGTATGGTGCAGACCAGTGTACCCTGCTATTCCACTGGGCATATTGTGTTTGACACAGATTTTTTTTGGGTGTGTTTGCGCTGTTACCTAATTTGCATGATTCCTTTAGTGAACGGGTGCTAAAACAACACAGACAGTGCATGCAAATAAATGTCGCTATCAGCCAGCACAAATCATTCTTAGTGAGTTGCCTCTAGACATTGTGAGAAAAAAGAGAGACGGGCAGatcgtatatatttttttaagatggtGTTTACCTCTGTACACATATATTTCCTCTTCTTCAGTCAGAAGTTCTGGAGGAATGATCTCTTTCAGTGCCAGCAGCACTTGGAGACAGCTCAGATAACCATCTCCATCACTAATCAGCCTGCAGGCACAGAGTATTACAGTCAAAGTTTCTGACAGTTAAGTGATTACTATCATTACCAGCAtatatgaaaatgaacaaaaccgTTCTTTTTTGATCTGGAAATTGGTGGAATTTTCTTTTACTCACGGCCCTCAAAAAGCTCTTTTGTACATGGAAAGCTTGTCCTGACTGAGGATGCAGTACTTTGCCAGAAAATCAACTGCAAAAGAGCACACAATAAGTATTAAAAACTgggttacactttacaataaggctgTATACATTACAATAATTAACACAGTTAGCATGAACTTTGAAGCATCTACAACATTTATACAGCttcattaatttgtattattttacaattaactgCAACATTTTCAGCAATAGACCAAAATATGTAAGGATTTTTAATAGAACCTAATTTTAAAATGTCACGAAAAGTGATACAGATGAAAGTGGATTAACGCATCTATACAGTAAATAGGAAAACAGAGAGAGTTATATATATTCTTTGATTTAAATATGTGAGTCAGAACTATTACAATCAACTATagatacattactgttcaaaagtttgggggtgattagaattttgtcatttatactcaccaaggctgcatttgtttgataaatattactgtaaaaactgtaatattgtgaaatattgttataaattaaaataagtgttttctattttattatatttaaaatctaatgtgatgaatctgaattttcagcagccattactccagtcgtcagtgtcacggATCCTTCAGAAAGTGTATCGGTTTATTCTAAACTTTTGAATTCTGATAATGCCCAGAAATCTGTGTTAATAGAACAGTAAAAGCTTTTTACTGTAGTCGCACTGTTATATTGAGTCAAGTTTATCATTAAACACTGATAAAAGCATATTTTCCCccctttttattagtatttaagaGTATATGATTATgctgaactttattcttgaaaagaTGGCACTGTATAAAGCAGTAT is a genomic window of Carassius auratus strain Wakin unplaced genomic scaffold, ASM336829v1 scaf_tig00016855, whole genome shotgun sequence containing:
- the LOC113075328 gene encoding achaete-scute homolog 1a; this encodes MDITAKMEISVNQQQFMPPACFFASQSIQLSPTDSQCSNKSGSKQTKRQRSSSPELLRCKRRLNFAGFGYSLPQQQPHAVARRNERERNRVKLVNNGFATLREHVPNGAANKKMSKVETLRSAVEYIRALQQLLDEHDAVSAAFQSGVLSPTISQNYSNDMNSMAGSPVSSYSSDEGSYDPLSPEEQELLDFTNWF